Part of the Elusimicrobiota bacterium genome is shown below.
GGGAATCAAGGTGCCGTCGGGGCCCGTGAGAGTCAGGTAATGCACGTCTTCGAGCGTTTTTCGGAATTTTTCCTGGTCCCGGGCGATGATTTCGATTTCGGCGTTTTCCGTGTAAAAATACGTCGGGCGCAAGCCGCGGATCCGTGCGTGAAGATCTTCGGACACGTCTTTAATGGTTAATCCAAAAAGCGCCGCCCGCTCTTTGTCCACTTTGATTTGGACTTCCGGCTGGCCGGGTTTGTAGCGCAGTTTAATGTCCGTCAGGCCACGAACGCCCTGGAGCTTTTGCGCAATCCCCGAGGCCATGTCCCGAAGCGTGGTGTATTCCGGGCCGAAGGCGTCAATGAGGAATTCTTTCGAACTTTCCGGTTCCGAGAAGTAGACGAAACTATCGAATTGTTGGCCGATGTCCGCCACTTTCGGCCGGAGGTCCGTGATGATGTCCTGAATGGACCGGGAACGCTCCGCCCGCGGTCGAAGCGTGACATACACTTTGGACGACCATCCCTCCACCCGCGCCGCGGCGGTTTTGACCACCCCCGCAATTTCCGGCGTGTCGGAAAGAACTTTCTCCACTTCGCGCACGACTTGGTCGGAGATGTCCAATTTGGCTCCCGCGGGGAGCTCGATAAAAATGATGAATTCGTTTTGCTCCGTGGTTCCCATAAAATCTTTTTCGAGAACGAAGAGATACATCATCAGGGCTCCGGCCGTGGCAAGGGCCATGACGATGGAAATAATCTTTTGATGGCGGAGGCTCCAGCCGCACCAATGAACGTAGGTCCGCCGCGGCTGGGCGCGCAGTTTAAGCATTTCCAGGTGCACGGCCGGCCAAAGACGCTCGAACCAGAGAGATTGGAGCCGGGCCCACCGGCCCAAAGGCGGATTCCCCGGCGCCTTCGGGACGGGTTCGCCGGTCGGGAAAAACCGATTGTTCAAACGGAAGAAAAAGGCGGCGGTCCGATGGAAGAAGGCCGGGCAATCCGTCCAGAACCGGCGGAGTTTCTCTTGGGTTTCCGGAGCAAGGAACCCATGATGTTTGGGTAAAACAATCCGAGAGGCCAACAAGGGAATCAGCGTGACGGCCACCAGCAGCGACGCCGCCATTGAAAAAGCGATGGTGTAAGCCAATCCGGAATACAATATTTTTACTTGTTTGTTGATGAACACAATGGGGAGGAAGACGACGATCGTGGTGAGCGTTCCTCCCACCAAGGAAATGAAAAGTTCTTCGGTGGCTTTGATGGAATCTTCTTCCAGGTTGCGGGTTCCGTGCAAGGCGGCTTCGCGTTTCTTGTCCAGGATGTTTTCCAAAACGACCGTCGCGCTGTCCACCACGATGCCGATGCCCAACGCCAACGCCGACAAAGTCATCACGTTGAGCGAGAGGCCGGTGATCCACATGAACGCCAGCGTGATCAGCGCGGCGATGGGGGCGGACAGAAAAACCAGTAACGTGTGACGCCATTCTTTTAGGAAGTACCAGATCACGAGCAACGTGAGCAACATGCCGAAGGTCAGGTTGCCGGTGACGTTCTCCATGGCTTCCCGGATGAAAACGGACTGATCCGTGACGACTTGCAACTGGATGTCGGATCCCAACACATTGTCGCGAACGCGGTTGGCCACTTTCAAAACCCGTTCCGCCACCCGGATCGTGTTGGAATTGTTTTCCTTTTGCACATAAATCGAGACCGTCGGCTTTTTGTTCAATCGCGCGTAGCTTTGAGCCTCCAGATAGAAGTCTTTGACGTCGGCCACGTCTTCCAGTCGAATGGTGGAGCCCTGGGGGCTTCGAAGGATGACCAGTTTTCGAAGATCGTCCATGGTTTGGTATTGGCCCATGGTTCGGATAAAAAAGGAGCTTCGATCGTCCTCCCGTTTGCCCGTGAGGAGGTTGACGTTGTTTTTCCCGATCGTGTCAATGACCTGGCGGATGGAAAGGCGGTAGGCCTCCAAGCGCGATTGATCGAATTCGACCAGGATTTTCCGTTCCCGTCCGCCGCCCACTTCCACGTTGGCGACGCCGCTCACCCGCATCAATTGCGGTTTGATGTTGTTGTCGACCAATTCCCGCAGACGTTCGGGGCTGTATTTGTCGCTGGTCAACGCCAAAATAATAACGGGATAATCGTTTTCGGAATAGTGAGCGACGATGGGTTTTTCGATGTCTTTGGGCAGTTTGTTCTTGATTTTGGCCAGGCGCTCTTGAACTTCCAGGGCGGCGAAGCTCAGATCCGTGCCCGGTTCGTACGTCAGCGTGACCGTGGAACGGTCTTTCCGGGAAACCGACAAAAGATTCCGCAAATGCTGAACGCTGGAAACGGCGTCTTCGGTGATTTTGGTCACGAGGGTTTCAATGTCTTCGGGGGGCAACCCGCCGCGCACCCCGATGTAGATGGTCAGGGTGCCCGCGGTGGCGTTGGGCATGAGATCGACGGGAAGTTGGATCCAGGCAAAAACGCCCATCAAACAAACGCCGACAAAAAACATCAGCGTGGCGACCGGCCGTCGCACCGCGAAGCGCGGCAAACTCATGGAATCAGGGCTGGGCCGGCGGGGGTTCCGCGGCCGAGAGGGCGGCGTTTTCGGCGTCGGCGCGTCGCCGACGCCAATCTTCGATGAAGTAATAAATCAGCGGCAACACGAACAAGCTGAGCAAGACCGAAATCCCCAAGCCGCCGAAGGTCACCACGGCCATCGGGGAGGCCAACTCCGACCCTTCGGAAAGGCCCAAGGCCAACGGGAAGACGGCCAGCACCGTCGTCAGGGAAGACATTAAAACGGGGCGCAGACGCGTCGTACAACCGTCCACCACCGCGTCCCACAGGGTCGACCCTTCCCGACGTTTTTGATTCATAAAATCGATGAGAATAATCCCGTAGTTGACCACGCTGCCGACCAACAAAATCATGCCCAAAATGACCGGGGCGCTGATGGGGGTGCGTGTAAAAAACAAGCTCAAGGCCACGCCAACCACGGAAAAAGGCACCGTAATCATGATTATGAACGGGTTGCCGAAGGATTCAAATTCGGCGGCCATGATCATGTAGACCAGCAGGGTGGCGAAGACCATGGCCACCGCCAAGCCGCCAAACGATTCTTTAATGCGCTGGCTTTCACCGGACAGCACCACCTGGTAATCGGACAAGTTGTGATATTTTTCCAACAACGCCGTCACGTCTTGGATGACGTCGTTGGTCGATCTTTTCGCGACGTTGGCGGAAACGACGATGGATCGCTGCTGGTCCAGATGTTTTATTTCGCTGGGACCGCGGGCCGACACCAACGAGGCGATTTCACTGAGGGGAACCATGACGTTGCCGGGCGCCAGAACGGTGAGACGGCCGATGGAATCAATGTCGGCGCGGTCCTCGGGGCGCAGCCGAACGCGAACGTCGACTTCTTGGCCGGCTTCTTTGTAGGTGGTGGCGACGAACCCTTTGATCCCGATCAAAGCCGTCCGGGCGATCTCGGCCGTGTTGAGGTGGTAGGAGGCCGCTCGCAATTTGTCAATTTCAACGCGGGTCTCGGACGACGGCAAAGCCAAGCTCGTCTTGGCCCCGAACACGCCGGGGACCGCGGCCACTTCGCGCAAAATATCGTCGGCAATTTTGCGCAGGGTCGTCATGTCGGGCCCCTTGCATTCGATCACGATGGGGGCCGCCGTTTCAAAAGCGGACGCCAACAGGCTGTCCTGGAGGACGTATTGCACTTCGGCGCCCTGCAGATCCTGCTTCTCGAGAACGCCTTTGAGCGAGTCGATGTAGTCCTCGGTGGCCACCCGGCGGCGGTCCAGGTTGACGATCGATTGCGATTGGTGATCGCCCAAGGCATCGACGGCCTCCACGTTGTTCGATCCCACGCTCACCGTGACTTCCCGAAATCCCGAAAGGGATTTCATGACCGCCTCGACTTTTTCCGTCACTTCGTTTGTGATTTCCAGTCGGGTGCCCACCGGCATTTGGATTTTGAGAATGAACTGACCTTGGTCCACTTTGGGCATGAACACGCGGTCCTGAAATCCCAGCAATCCAAGGCTCAAGAGCGCGCCCACCGTTATGCCCGCCACCGTTTTGCTCGGATTCCGCAAAACCCATTCCAGCAATGTCCTGTAGCGGTCCATCAGCCGATGGTAGGCTTCGTCCGAAAATCCGCTGAGGAACCAACGAACGGCTTTCTGAATTCCCGCGGGCAAACGATCGACGAACGGTTTCTTTGCGGTCTCCGGCGTTTCGGGATCTCCCCCCTCCGGCAACGGAGCCCCGGAGGATCGGATTCCCAGAAGCGTTTTGATGAAAGCAAAGGAAACCGGGTGGGCCGTCAGCAAGGGGACCAGGGTGATGGAAATAAACACCGAGGCAAAGGAGGCGCACGTCACGATAAAAAACATGTCGCGAAAGACCAATTGAGCCACGCCTTTGGCAAAGAGCAACGGCAAAAGAACCGCCACGTTGGTCAAGGAGGACGTGACCATGGACGGGGCGACCTCGTCGGTTCCATCGATGGCGGCGTCGATGCGTCCCTTGCCCAGTTCCAATTGGTGGCGAGCGATGTTTTCAGCAACGACGATGGAGTTGTCGACCATGTTTCCGATGCCCAGCCCCAAACCGGCCAGGGAAAGCATGTTGATGGAAATCTTTTTGAAAAACATCCCCGTGAAGGTGATCAGGGTGGAAGCCGGAATGGCCAAGGCGACGATGGCCGCCACCGACCAGCTTTTGAGGAAAAAATACAACACGAAAAAAGCCAAAATGCCGCCGACAATGCCGTCCGTGGCCACGCCGCTGATGGCGTCTTCGATGAACCGGGATTCATCGTAAACCAATTCGACGTCGACGCCTTTCGGCTTGAGAATCGTCCGCAATTCCTCCGTGGCGATGCGCACGCGCTGGGCCGTCGTCAACGCGTTGGCGTCGGCTTGTTTTTGAATGGTGATCGAAATGTTTTCGTGCCCGTTGTAGCGGGAAAAGCTGGTGCGTTCCTTGAACGTGTCTTGCACCGACGACAAATCGCTCAGGTAGCTCAATCGGGCTTCCCGGGGATGGTTTTCACGATCGCGGCTGTTGCCGTAGCGATCCCGGTCTTCTTCCTCCTGGGGTCGTTCCACCTTAATGACCGTGCGGCCGATTTCCGAAATGTTCTTAAATTCCCCCATGGTCCGTACGAGGTATTCGTAGAATTTGCCTTGCACCGTTCCGGCGGGGTAGTTTAAATTGGCGTCCTTCAACGAATCCACGATGGACGCGAGGGAGATTCCCTGGGCTTCCATGCGCGGCCGGTCCACTTCCACCAGGATTTCCCTTTCTTGACCGCCGGAAATGGAGGCGGACGCCACCCCGGTGACTTTTTCCAATCGTTGTTTAATGACCTGCTTGGCGATTTCCGTCAATCGCGGGATCGGGAGGGACCCGCTGATGGAGTAAATCATCATCGGTTGGGCGAAGGGGTTGATGCGGTTGATGATGGGTTCTTCGGCTTCGCTCGGGAGGCGGTCTTTGATTTGGTCGATTTTTTCCCGGGCCGTCAAATGGGAGAATCCCATGTCGGTGCCCCAGTCGAATTCGAGCGTGACCAGGGAGACGCCCTCCTTGGAGAGCGACCGAACGCGTTTCAGGTTCGGAACGGTTCCGACGGATTCCTCAATGACCTTGGTGATCAGGTTTTCGATTTCTTCGGGGGCCGCGTTGCCGTAGCGGGTGATGACCAGGAGTTGCGGAAAGGAGATGGACGGAAACAGCTCGCGGGCCGTGAAGAACCACGAAATCACGCCCATGAGCGCGACGCCCATGTAGAACATCGTCCCGGTGACGGGACGACGGGCGACGAAACCGGCCATCGTCATGCGCGATCTCCTCTCCCGCGGGTCGGCGGCGGACTAACGAAATTCCGGAATGGACTCCAACGGCATGCCCACGGCGCGTTCCAAGCCGGCCAGGGACACTTGATAGAAGGACAACGCTTCCTGGTGGCTCGCAACGGCGTCCCCGTAGGCGCTTTCGGCCGCCAGCGACTGGGCGGGCTCAATCAGGTTCATGCGTTCTTTTTGACGGGCGATGTCCAATTCCTTCTCGCGGTAATCCAATTCCGCTTCCGCGCCTTTGATTTGAATCTTGCCTTTTTGGATGTTGTAGTAGGCCTCCCGAACGTCGATTTCCACGTTTCGGCGGGCCTGGTTTCGGTCGTTAAAGGCTTTTTGACGCTCGATCTTCGCTTGGAGGTAATCGCTTCCGGTGCGCAGGGCGTCCCAAAGACCGACACTGGCGGTGTTGGCGGCGATGTTCGTGGCGGTCGTTTCACCAAAATCGGGAACGGTGTGTTCCCGCGTGCGGGCGCCTTTCACCGTGCTGCCGCCGAAATAAAGGCTTCCTTGAATGCCGGCGTTCCAGCTGTAGCGCATTTCAAGGGGTTGGTCCTCGAACGCGCCCCCCGCGCGGCCGGAGAAAAACGTGCCATCCACCATCAGGAGTTTTTTGGACAAGGCCGATCGCGCGGCGAAATGCTGGGCCGCCGCGGTATACTCGGAAATGAGCAGTTCGGGTCGATGCGACAGTCCCAGTTGGATGAGGGACTCGGGCGGAACGCTCAATTCCAAGAGCGTGCGGGAATCTTTCGATTCTTTGGGTTCCGGAACCACCTCGGGGAGCGGGTCGCTCGTGTTCAAGAGGGCGCTCAATTTCAGCCGGGTGATTTCCAGCTCCTTCTCGTCGGAAAGAAGCCGGTAATAGGACTGGCTGTAGAGCGATTCGGCCCCCAGGGCGTCGGCTTGAGTGATCAACCCCAATTGTTTCTTCTTTCGGGACACTTCAATGATTTTTTCCGTTCGCTGATTGAGCTCGCGGCGCACCCGGAGCGAACGCTGGGCCTTGATCATATTGAAGTAGGCCCGTCGAATTTCGAAGGTGATGTCGCTCTTCGTTTTCGCCACGTTTTGTTGCGCCACGCGCTTTTGGTAGGTGGCTTGTCGAAGCGCGTAAACATTTTGACCGCTGTGGAAAAGGGGCATGCCCAATTCCAGTCCCAATTCTTTTCGCTTAAAGCCGACGTCGTCGTCGGGTTTGGTGGGATCTTGAACCATTTGGCCCGTCGAGAACGTGTATTTCCCCGTCACCGAAGGGAGCAGGTTGCGCATGGATTCAATGTGCCGCGCGGTGGCAAGCTTCAGTTCGTCTTGGGCGATCCGTAAGGGAGCGTGGTTGGCCAATCCCACTTCCATAAAATCCGAGAGGCCGGGATTGGGCGGAAGGGAGCGCAATCCTTTCTGCTTAACGGAAGGCGCGTTGCCGGTCAAAGGTTCGGGCGTCAAACCCGGCGGGGCGTCGGCCGCGGATTCCCCCCGTCGAAGTTCCACGGCCAGAAGCCAGTCTTTTTGGACGATGTTGGAGGTCGCGGCCTCTTTCAGATGAATGGTCACGAATTCCAGCAATTCCGGGTTCCCCCCCGCCAACGGCGTCCGATTGCCTTTGTAGGTGTACCGAATCTCGTCCACCAGGTCGCTGTAGGTTTTCTCGACGGGCGGCTTGCGCGACAGGGTCGGTTCCAGCATAAAGAGAACCACCGCCGACTCTTGCTTTGCCTCGCGGTATTTCAACGACCGAGCCGACTGTAAAATGACTTTCGAAAAGCGTCCCGTCGCCTGGACGGTCACCGATTCCAACGTGTTTTCCTGGCTGGGCTCATCGGCCCGAAGGCACGGGGTCGCCATGAATAGCGCGATCGTGAGTTTCGCCGCTTGGTGAATTTTCATTGTCCGCGAACCTCCTGCATGGTTTTAACCAGCGCTTGCTTCGCGCGCACGAAATCCGGGTCGACGCGCAGGGCCTCCTGCCATTTCTGGATCGCTTGGTTTTTCATTCCCTGGGCGTAGGCCGTCAAACCCTCTTTGTAGAGAAGGTCCAATTGTTCCTTTTGGCGCGTTTTCGTCTCCTTGAGCAACGCGTCGGCTTTGGAATCGGTCGGGTTGCGCGCCAAATACCGCTCCAGGGCTTCGATGGCTTCAACGAATCGGCTCTCCTTCAAATAGCTCACGGCGCGAACAAAATCGTCGGGCGCCCGGGGCCCTCCGGTGAACCCTCCCGGGGTGGGCCCGCTGCCGCCGGAGCGAATGCGGTCCATGTAATCCCGGGCCAGGGTGTTCGACGGGTCCAAACGCAGGACCTGATCCCAGAGCCGGACCGATTCCTTGAAATTACTGGAGGAGTAGGCATCGATGGCTTGGACTTGGAGGTTTTGAATTTGCTCCATTCGTTGGGCCTGCACCTCCTCTTCGGCCGACTTCAACGCCTTTTTGACGCCTTCTTTGGCCGCTTCGTTGTTGGGTTCCAGCGTCAAAATCTCTTCCCAGTTGGCTTTGGCTTCCGCGTAACGAGCGTCTTTGTAATTCGTTTTGGCCATTTCCGTTAAAACGCGCAGCCGCTCGTGGCGTTGCTCGTCGGCCAGATTGTGCTTGGCTTTTTCAACTTTGGCCACGAGATCCAGCCGGTCGGGATTAAAATCCAAAATGCGTTGCCAGTTGTCGGCGGCCTTGAACCAATCGCCATCCATATACGCCAAAACGCCCGTGGCGTAGTGGTAGTCGGAACTGTCCGGGCGGGCCTTGGCCATGGCCTTTTCGGCTTTGGATCGCAGTTTGACCTTGAGTTCCAGGGCGTCCGGGTGGTCCGGCACGCGGGAAAGGACGTCCCGAAGGCGTTCGTAGGCGTCAACCAGGTTCCCCTCCTTCAACCGATCCTCAACGTAGAAGATATTCCGCCGTTCCTGCTCTTTGACCTTTTGAAGCTGAGCGGCACGTTGACGCCGGGCGTTTTTGAGGCCCTTTTGGGCCGAACTGTTTTTGGGGTCCTGGGCGAGAACTTTTTCAAAGAGGTGAACGGAATCTTCGTAGCGCTCGTCGAAATACGCCTCGAGGGCGTCCTGCATCATTTCGACGGGGGAGGCGGCGGCGTTCAATTTCACGCCGCTCCAAGGCCCCGCGGTCAATGCCGCCAGGACGATCCAACGGAAATTAGACAAGGTGCGACACATGGTTGATCGATTCCGCCTTCCCGGAGATTCTCGCGGGTCGTTGAAGATCACAGAGACCCGCCGCCGATCTTCCGGCCACGGGTCCGCGGGACAGTCCTTAACAAGAATGTAACAACGGTTAAGTTTCCCTCATAAACCGTCTTTTGTCAACCCGCCGGATTTTACGGTTGCTTGGGGGCGTCCCGGCGCTGGGTCAGCCGTTCCACCAACCGTTTGGCTTCCAGGTTCTCGGAGTCCAGCTCCAAGGATTTTTGGGCCAGGAGGAGGGACTTCTCCAAATCCCCCGCCAGGAAGGAATCCAAGGCGTCCCGATAGATGCGTTGGGATTCCAACCGGTCTTTTTCATGTTGGCGGTCTTCCACGGAGGCATAAATCTTTCGAATGTCCGGATTGTCCGGGTCGTAGTGGAGGGCGCGCTTCAGTTGCGCACGGGCCTTCGGGAAATCGCCTTCCTGGGCGGCTTTCAGGCCGGCGTTGTAGGATTCTTTGGCGATCAAACTGCGGGAAATCCCCCGGTAGCGAATGGCCTCTTGATCCGTCGTGTCGATGGTCAGGATTTCCTCGAATTTGGACAAAGCGTCCTCGTATTGTTTTTGTTCAAAGAAAAGCATGGCGGCCTGGCGAATCGGGCGAATTCGTTCCAACCGTTGTTGCTCTTCCATGGCCTTGGCCTGCTTCTCCAGGAGAATTTCCACCCGGGCCAATTGCTCCCGGGCTTCGCTGTGTTCGGGATTGACCACGAGCACGCGTTGCAGGTATTCCTGGGATTGTTTGTAGTCTCCGGCCGCGAAAGAGCGCATGGCCGCTTCGTAAAAACTATCGACAATGCTTTTGAACCGTTCTTCAATGCGGTTCAAATAGGTTTTGGCGCCCATGTGATCGGCTTGCAGGGCCAAGATCGCCTCAAATTCGCGCTTGGCGTGGAGCAGATCATCGATTTGGAACAATTGTTCGCCGCGGGCATAGTGCTCGTCCACCTGGGCCTGAAGTTGCTGGCGCCGGGCCTCGGTTTCCATGGCCTTGAATTCGCTTTCAATGCGTTTGGTGAGCAGTTTAGACGCCCGGTGCCAGGGGGCGACATCCAATATTTGCGTCGCTTGCATGTAGGCGTCCACCAAAAGGCCTTGTCCGTATTTCGCCTCGGCCCGCATGTAGGCCGTTTGAATTTGGTCGGCGACTTTGCCTTCCCGGAAGGCCTTGCCGAATCGCACGCCCAGGCTCACCCGGTGGCTGTCGCCGAAGGGTCCGAAGGGGACGAAGGCGTAGTCCATGTGAAGGCGCTCGTTGCCGAGCCGGACGCCGTAGGTGAGTCCCGAATCCAAATCGTTGGAGCCGCGGTAGCCGACGCGGAAGGCCAAAATGTCCCAAATTCGGTAGTCGGTTCCCATGTTGATGTACAGGCTGCCGTCGGTGGGAAGCACCAGGTCCGTCGCCAACACCAGGTTGTCGCCGAACATGGGGTAGGCAAACCCGAGCTTCAATTGAAGCGGGAAATTGGACTTTTCGCCCCCCATGGAAAGCCCGGTGCCGAGGTTTTGAATGACGAACCCCGTGTTGAGCCCGTGGAACCAGCCGCCCCGGGTTTCATAAAGAAGGCCCAAGTCCGTCATGTAACCCAAGGCGGAGGTTTGGTCCAAGGTTTTGCGAAGAATTTTCAGATTGGCGCCGACCCGCATGCCCCGGAACCAGACCAACTGTTCCATGGATTTCCCCCACCCGAAAGTCAGCATCGTGTCGGAGGCCTGGACGGAGCCCGTCGGGATGTCCGAGGCGTCGAAGCCGGCGATGTCGTTGACCCGAAGGACCGACAGGCCGGCGCCGAACGTTCCTTTGGTTTCCGTCGGTCGCGCGTAATAAAACACGTCTTGGGACACGCCCTGGACGAAATTGTTGTGCATGAAGCCCACTTCGTTCAGGTAAAGGTACCCCAGCCCCGCCGGGTTCCAGTACAGGGACATCACGTCGTCCACGGCGGCGGTGTGCGCTTCGCCCATCGCGACGCCGCGGCCGCCCACGCCGAGTTTCAGGAAATTGGCCGTGCTCGAGCCCGAGGCCTTGGCCCAAAGGGACCCGGTCCCCAACAGGAGGGCGCCGAGGCCCGTTAGGACGTGTCGACGGTTCATCGGATCACCATCAGCTTCCCGATCCGCCGTTGCTGATCGTTTTCAATGACATAGAGGTAGACGTCGCTGGCCACGGGGTCCCCGCTCTCGTTGTTGACCGGATCCCACCGAACAAACCCGGCGCCGGAGTCATCGGTCAGCGTTTTAACCAACCGGCCGTCCAAAGTGAAAACTTTCACCGTCGCGATGCTCGAAAGGCCCGTGAAGGTGATCCCGGCCGGGTCCCGGGACGCTTTGTAAGGCACGGGGAAGGGGTGCGCGTTGGACAAGTCCAAGGACGGCGCCCCGATCAAGGCATACACCGAAAAATGCTGGAGCGGGATGGAAACCGTTTTGGCCACCGTGTCCACTTCTCCTTCGGGCAATTTGATCCAGGCGCCGGATTTCTCGTCCAGCCAGTGAATGGCCAAATCTTTCACCTTGACCGGGAATCTGGCTTCGGTTTCATCCACGATGCCGTTGTCGTTGACGTCGTTGTATAGGAACGTCAGAAGAACTTGGCCGTTGAACGGCGTTTTCATCGCCTGCTGATTCAGGTCGTAAAGTTCGAATTGTTTGATGGACAAAATCTTGCGGTAATCGCCGCCCTTGGTTTTTACGATCGTTTCGACGGCTTTCCTCACGGTTCCGGCCAGGCCCGGCGCCGCGCTGACGGTGCGCGCCGCGGGGTTGTCCGCAATGGCCGCGCCGGCGGGATTCGGCCCGAAGGCCCCGGGTTGGAACGACACGGTGGTGCCGTCTTGGCTTCGGGCAATGTTCACGACCGCGGGGTCCATGGCCGTGTTAAACAACACGTCGTAATTCACGTTCAAACGGTTCCCAGCGAGATCGCGGGTGAAGAAGCCGTCGATGTGAAGGACAAACCGACTGCCTGTGGGCCACTGGTTCCCGGGCAAGGACGGCGTGATCACCGCCGACGTGCCCGTGGGGAGCTCCACCCAAGCCACGGTGTAGGGAATCGTGGTTCCCAGGGGATTCCCCAAATGGTCCTGGGTTTGAACGATGCTCATGGCCTGATCTCCGCCCACGAAATTCATCAATTCGGAAAAAATCACCTGAACGGGGACCGTTGAATTGACGGCTTCGTACCGGGTGGGCGAGGAGGTCCAGACTTCCACGCCGGGGAAATCAAATCCAAGCAGGTCGGGCGGAACCTGGTCCTTCACGTAGTTGTATTGAAATTCGGAAGGCGTGGGGGTCCAGTTGCCGGCTTGGTCCAGAGCGGCCACTTTGAAATAAAAGGTGGATTCAAACACCAAGTCGAAATTGGCCACGTAAGTCGCCATGAAAACCCGATAACTGGCCGAAGAAGACGCCACAAAGAGGCTGGCGGACAAAAATTGAGGTTGCCCGGTGCTTAATTGAGGCATCACCACCGGGTTGCTTGAGAAACTCCAACTCCAACCTTCGATCGGGCTCCGGGGATTGGGTTTTCCCAGGAGGTCGGTTTTGGTCCAGAAAAACTCGGGCTTCTGGTGGCCGGTGGGGAGGCCGGGCAGGATTTCCGTGTGGTCCGGCGTGCCCGTGGCGTCCTGCCCAAATTCGGCCCGGATCGTCCCCGGGTCCGCGGGGGTGGTGTCGATGAAAAGCCGGAAAGGCGACGTGGAGATATAGGTGTTACCCGGATCGCCGAGGTCGGTGAGATCGCCAGCGATGTTGAAGTACCACAAGCCCTCCGTTTGAAAATCGAACATGTTCCATGCGCCGGCGTATAGAGGCGGTGGATTCATGTTTCGTGCGGGGAACCCCGACCCCGATTGTTCACCGTTCCATC
Proteins encoded:
- a CDS encoding PorV/PorQ family protein, with the protein product MNRRHVLTGLGALLLGTGSLWAKASGSSTANFLKLGVGGRGVAMGEAHTAAVDDVMSLYWNPAGLGYLYLNEVGFMHNNFVQGVSQDVFYYARPTETKGTFGAGLSVLRVNDIAGFDASDIPTGSVQASDTMLTFGWGKSMEQLVWFRGMRVGANLKILRKTLDQTSALGYMTDLGLLYETRGGWFHGLNTGFVIQNLGTGLSMGGEKSNFPLQLKLGFAYPMFGDNLVLATDLVLPTDGSLYINMGTDYRIWDILAFRVGYRGSNDLDSGLTYGVRLGNERLHMDYAFVPFGPFGDSHRVSLGVRFGKAFREGKVADQIQTAYMRAEAKYGQGLLVDAYMQATQILDVAPWHRASKLLTKRIESEFKAMETEARRQQLQAQVDEHYARGEQLFQIDDLLHAKREFEAILALQADHMGAKTYLNRIEERFKSIVDSFYEAAMRSFAAGDYKQSQEYLQRVLVVNPEHSEAREQLARVEILLEKQAKAMEEQQRLERIRPIRQAAMLFFEQKQYEDALSKFEEILTIDTTDQEAIRYRGISRSLIAKESYNAGLKAAQEGDFPKARAQLKRALHYDPDNPDIRKIYASVEDRQHEKDRLESQRIYRDALDSFLAGDLEKSLLLAQKSLELDSENLEAKRLVERLTQRRDAPKQP
- a CDS encoding T9SS type A sorting domain-containing protein, translating into MFDFQTEGLWYFNIAGDLTDLGDPGNTYISTSPFRLFIDTTPADPGTIRAEFGQDATGTPDHTEILPGLPTGHQKPEFFWTKTDLLGKPNPRSPIEGWSWSFSSNPVVMPQLSTGQPQFLSASLFVASSSASYRVFMATYVANFDLVFESTFYFKVAALDQAGNWTPTPSEFQYNYVKDQVPPDLLGFDFPGVEVWTSSPTRYEAVNSTVPVQVIFSELMNFVGGDQAMSIVQTQDHLGNPLGTTIPYTVAWVELPTGTSAVITPSLPGNQWPTGSRFVLHIDGFFTRDLAGNRLNVNYDVLFNTAMDPAVVNIARSQDGTTVSFQPGAFGPNPAGAAIADNPAARTVSAAPGLAGTVRKAVETIVKTKGGDYRKILSIKQFELYDLNQQAMKTPFNGQVLLTFLYNDVNDNGIVDETEARFPVKVKDLAIHWLDEKSGAWIKLPEGEVDTVAKTVSIPLQHFSVYALIGAPSLDLSNAHPFPVPYKASRDPAGITFTGLSSIATVKVFTLDGRLVKTLTDDSGAGFVRWDPVNNESGDPVASDVYLYVIENDQQRRIGKLMVIR